The following are encoded in a window of Saccharothrix longispora genomic DNA:
- a CDS encoding sensor histidine kinase: MRRRSVPLGVSLLMLQVVIVLTTVCAAGLMAAKLQSDRIRDSYKDRMLSVAESVARLPTVVEAFDAPDPAGTIQPLAQLIRNASNVTYVVVTDRTGVRYAHPDPARIGEMVSTDPSTALSGRVFVGTETGTLGTSLRAKVPIRSPDGEIIGMASVGILESQLAADLAEDLPELIGWLAAAALVGVLGAALVTQLVRKRTFKLEPAEIAQLLETRDAMLHGIREGVVALDDRERLALVNDEAVRLLGLTEDPTGRPAADVLEDGGLLDLARGVDDVADRLVLAGERVLVANRTTAKTHGRPVGVVLTLRDRTELHDALRELDGQRTVTEVLRAQAHEFTNHLHVISGLVELDRREDAVAYIERVGGAGSVTSGIIGGAMADPALAALLLAKSSTAHERGVALRLDPASTVDTRTGDDALTVLGNLLDNAVDAVSAGGTVRVLVRSDTTGVRVVVDDDGPGVERSQRGRIFTLGVSSKAPRGAHGRGIGLALVSRVVTRRSGRVEISDSELGGASFDVWLPEVVR, encoded by the coding sequence ATGCGCCGCCGTTCGGTCCCCCTGGGTGTCTCCCTGCTCATGTTGCAGGTGGTCATCGTGCTGACCACGGTCTGCGCGGCGGGGCTGATGGCGGCGAAGCTGCAGAGCGACCGCATCCGCGACTCGTACAAGGACCGGATGCTGTCGGTCGCCGAGAGCGTCGCACGACTGCCCACCGTCGTGGAAGCCTTCGACGCGCCCGACCCGGCCGGCACCATCCAGCCGCTGGCCCAGCTGATCCGCAACGCCTCCAACGTCACCTACGTCGTGGTCACCGACCGCACCGGCGTCCGCTACGCCCACCCCGACCCGGCGCGCATCGGCGAGATGGTGTCCACCGACCCCAGCACCGCGCTGTCGGGCCGCGTGTTCGTCGGCACCGAGACCGGCACCCTGGGCACGTCGCTGCGCGCGAAGGTGCCCATCCGCTCGCCGGACGGCGAGATCATCGGCATGGCGTCGGTGGGCATCCTGGAAAGCCAGCTGGCCGCCGACCTCGCCGAGGACCTGCCCGAGCTGATCGGCTGGCTCGCCGCCGCGGCACTGGTCGGCGTGCTGGGCGCGGCCCTGGTCACGCAACTGGTCCGCAAGCGGACGTTCAAGCTGGAACCGGCGGAAATCGCGCAGCTGCTGGAGACCCGCGACGCGATGCTGCACGGCATCCGCGAGGGCGTGGTCGCCCTCGACGACCGCGAACGCCTCGCCCTGGTCAACGACGAGGCGGTGCGACTGCTCGGCCTCACCGAGGACCCCACCGGCAGGCCCGCCGCCGACGTGCTGGAGGACGGCGGCCTGCTCGACCTCGCCCGCGGCGTGGACGACGTGGCCGACCGGCTCGTGCTCGCCGGAGAACGCGTCCTCGTCGCCAACCGCACCACCGCCAAGACCCACGGCCGCCCCGTCGGCGTCGTGCTCACCCTGCGCGACCGCACCGAGCTGCACGACGCGCTGCGCGAACTCGACGGGCAGCGCACCGTCACCGAGGTGCTGCGGGCACAGGCCCACGAGTTCACCAACCACCTGCACGTGATCAGCGGCCTGGTGGAGCTGGACCGGCGCGAGGACGCCGTCGCCTACATCGAACGGGTCGGCGGCGCCGGCTCGGTGACCTCCGGCATCATCGGCGGCGCGATGGCCGACCCGGCGCTGGCCGCGCTGCTGCTGGCGAAGTCCTCCACCGCGCACGAGCGCGGCGTGGCACTGCGCCTGGACCCGGCCTCCACGGTCGACACCCGCACCGGCGACGACGCGCTGACCGTGCTGGGCAACCTGCTCGACAACGCCGTCGACGCCGTGTCCGCCGGGGGCACCGTGCGCGTGCTGGTGCGCTCGGACACCACGGGCGTGCGGGTCGTGGTCGACGACGACGGCCCGGGGGTGGAGCGGTCGCAACGCGGCCGGATCTTCACCCTCGGGGTCAGCTCGAAGGCGCCGCGGGGCGCGCACGGACGAGGGATTGGACTGGCGTTGGTGTCCAGGGTGGTCACCCGGCGGAGCGGCCGCGTGGAGATCTCCGACTCGGAACTGGGTGGCGCGTCGTTCGACGTGTGGCTGCCGGAGGTGGTCCGGTGA
- a CDS encoding sugar O-acetyltransferase: protein MPEPTMRERMLAGEPYVADASLEQDVLRADDFTAAYNATGARDGALRHRLLAEHLGAVGEGVVIRPPLRVDFGWNIRVGDRSFANVGLVALDVAPIVIGADVQIGPNVQLLTPTHPVEPGPRREKWEGARPIAIGDNVWLGGGVIVLPGVTIGENTVVGAGAVVTRDLPANVVAVGNPARVIRHL, encoded by the coding sequence ATGCCCGAGCCGACCATGCGCGAGCGGATGCTCGCGGGCGAGCCGTACGTCGCCGACGCCTCGCTGGAGCAGGACGTGCTGCGCGCCGACGACTTCACGGCCGCCTACAACGCCACCGGCGCGCGCGACGGCGCGCTGCGGCACCGGCTGCTGGCCGAGCACCTGGGCGCGGTCGGCGAGGGCGTGGTGATCCGGCCGCCGCTGCGGGTCGACTTCGGCTGGAACATCCGCGTGGGCGATCGCTCGTTCGCGAACGTCGGGCTGGTCGCGCTGGACGTGGCGCCCATCGTGATCGGCGCGGACGTGCAGATCGGGCCGAACGTGCAACTGCTCACGCCCACCCACCCGGTCGAGCCGGGGCCGCGCCGGGAGAAGTGGGAGGGCGCCCGCCCCATCGCCATCGGCGACAACGTGTGGCTGGGCGGCGGCGTGATCGTGCTGCCGGGCGTGACCATCGGGGAGAACACCGTGGTGGGCGCCGGCGCGGTGGTGACCCGGGACCTGCCCGCGAACGTGGTGGCGGTCGGCAACCCCGCCCGCGTGATCCGCCACCTCTGA
- a CDS encoding tripartite tricarboxylate transporter permease encodes MGDWAALLEGFATAAQPEYLLYALLGVTLGTAVGVLPGIGPAMTVALLLPLTYTLEPTAALIIFAGIYYGGMYGGSTTSILLNTPGESSSVVTALEGNRMAKAGRGAAALATAAIGSFVAGTIATVLLTALAPTIADVAVQLGPADYVALMVVAFTTVAALLGSSPARGLASLGLGLFLGLVGTDTLTGQQRFTLGVPTLSDGIDVVVVAVGVFAVGEALYVAARLRHGPVEVIPVGGKWMTGEFWRRSWKPWLRGTFIGFPIGTVPAGGADVSTFLSYAAEKKLSKRPGEFGKGAIEGVAGPEAANNAAAAGVLVPLLTLGLPTTATAAVIVAAFQSYGIQPGPLLFTNNPGMVWALIASLYIGNVMLLVLNLPLVKIWVKVLQIPRPYLYAGILLFAALGTYAVNFVVDDLVVLLIIGLVGFFMRRHGYPVAPLVVGLILGPMAEEQVRRTLQISEGDLSALVTSPFAAVAYSILALVLVLAAVLRLRRRKAPVTTGA; translated from the coding sequence ATGGGTGACTGGGCCGCACTGCTGGAGGGCTTCGCGACCGCCGCGCAGCCCGAGTACCTGCTCTACGCCCTGCTGGGCGTCACGCTGGGCACCGCCGTGGGCGTGCTGCCCGGCATCGGGCCGGCGATGACAGTGGCGTTGCTGCTGCCGCTGACCTACACGCTCGAACCCACCGCCGCGCTGATCATCTTCGCGGGCATCTACTACGGCGGCATGTACGGCGGGTCGACGACCTCGATCCTGCTCAACACGCCCGGCGAGTCGTCCTCCGTCGTCACCGCGCTGGAGGGCAACCGGATGGCCAAGGCCGGGCGCGGCGCCGCCGCCCTGGCCACCGCCGCGATCGGCTCGTTCGTGGCGGGCACCATCGCCACGGTGCTGCTCACCGCGCTCGCGCCGACCATCGCCGACGTCGCGGTGCAGCTCGGCCCGGCCGACTACGTGGCGCTGATGGTCGTCGCGTTCACCACTGTCGCCGCCCTGCTGGGCTCCTCGCCGGCGCGCGGCCTGGCGTCGCTGGGCCTGGGCCTGTTCCTGGGCCTGGTCGGCACCGACACCCTCACCGGGCAGCAGCGCTTCACCCTGGGCGTGCCGACGCTGTCCGACGGCATCGACGTCGTGGTGGTCGCGGTCGGCGTGTTCGCCGTCGGCGAGGCGCTGTACGTGGCCGCGCGGCTGCGGCACGGGCCGGTCGAGGTGATCCCGGTCGGCGGCAAGTGGATGACCGGCGAGTTCTGGCGGCGCTCCTGGAAGCCGTGGCTGCGCGGCACGTTCATCGGGTTCCCCATCGGCACCGTCCCGGCGGGCGGCGCGGACGTCTCGACGTTCCTGTCGTACGCGGCGGAGAAGAAGCTGTCGAAGCGGCCCGGGGAGTTCGGCAAGGGCGCGATCGAGGGCGTCGCCGGTCCCGAGGCGGCCAACAACGCCGCCGCGGCCGGTGTCCTGGTGCCGCTGCTGACCCTGGGCCTGCCCACCACCGCCACCGCGGCGGTGATCGTGGCCGCGTTCCAGAGCTACGGCATCCAGCCGGGTCCGCTGTTGTTCACGAACAACCCGGGGATGGTGTGGGCGCTGATCGCGTCGCTCTACATCGGCAACGTGATGCTGCTCGTGCTCAACCTGCCCCTGGTCAAGATCTGGGTGAAGGTGCTGCAGATCCCGCGGCCGTACCTGTACGCGGGCATCCTGCTGTTCGCCGCGCTGGGCACCTACGCGGTGAACTTCGTGGTGGACGACCTGGTCGTGCTGCTGATCATCGGCCTGGTCGGGTTCTTCATGCGCCGCCACGGCTACCCCGTGGCGCCGCTGGTCGTCGGCCTGATCCTGGGCCCGATGGCCGAGGAGCAGGTGCGCCGCACCCTCCAGATCAGCGAGGGCGACCTGTCCGCGCTGGTCACCAGCCCGTTCGCGGCGGTCGCCTACTCGATCCTCGCGCTGGTCCTGGTCCTGGCGGCGGTGCTCCGCCTCCGCCGCCGCAAGGCCCCCGTCACCACGGGGGCCTGA
- a CDS encoding Bug family tripartite tricarboxylate transporter substrate binding protein: MAGQHTRLLAAVAAAGLVLAGCGGGGSGVAATDDVDRLEIMAPADPGGGWDQTARAMQAAISGADLAGSVQVSNVGGAGGTVGLQKLANERSDSYLMVTGLVMVGAVETNEVDKRLEDTTPIARLTAEDEVVVVPADSPYRTIDDLLAAVAEKGQGVSITGGSAGGTDHILAAMLLKAKDIDPAKLNYVAYSGGGESLAALLGGKVDAGISGVGEYVEQIKAGKLRALGTSGPKEHPEIKAPTFKQVGTGVELINWRGVVAPGSISVAAKDRLVKLVTDMHASPQWQEELKKKGWTDTFQTGHDFNTFLTTEIGRIQPVLKEIGLVK, encoded by the coding sequence ATGGCAGGACAGCACACCCGACTCCTCGCGGCCGTGGCCGCCGCGGGCCTGGTGCTCGCGGGGTGTGGCGGCGGAGGAAGCGGCGTCGCGGCGACCGACGACGTCGACCGGCTGGAGATCATGGCCCCGGCGGACCCGGGCGGCGGCTGGGACCAGACCGCGCGCGCGATGCAGGCGGCCATCAGCGGAGCCGACCTCGCCGGATCGGTGCAGGTCAGCAACGTCGGCGGTGCGGGCGGCACGGTCGGCCTGCAGAAGCTCGCGAACGAGAGGTCCGACAGCTACCTGATGGTGACCGGCCTGGTCATGGTCGGCGCGGTCGAGACCAACGAGGTCGACAAGCGCTTGGAGGACACCACCCCGATCGCCCGCCTCACCGCCGAGGACGAGGTCGTCGTGGTGCCCGCGGACTCGCCGTACCGGACCATCGACGACCTGCTCGCGGCCGTCGCCGAGAAGGGCCAGGGCGTGTCGATCACCGGCGGCTCCGCCGGCGGCACCGACCACATCCTCGCCGCGATGCTGCTCAAGGCCAAGGACATCGACCCGGCCAAGCTCAACTACGTGGCCTACTCCGGCGGCGGCGAGTCGCTGGCCGCGCTGCTGGGCGGCAAGGTCGACGCCGGCATCTCCGGTGTCGGCGAGTACGTCGAGCAGATCAAGGCGGGCAAGCTGCGCGCGCTGGGCACCTCCGGCCCGAAGGAGCACCCCGAGATCAAGGCGCCGACGTTCAAGCAGGTCGGCACCGGTGTGGAGCTGATCAACTGGCGTGGCGTCGTGGCACCCGGCTCGATCTCGGTGGCCGCCAAGGACCGCCTGGTCAAGCTGGTCACCGACATGCACGCGAGCCCTCAGTGGCAGGAGGAGCTGAAGAAGAAGGGCTGGACCGACACGTTCCAGACCGGGCACGACTTCAACACGTTCCTCACCACCGAGATCGGCCGCATCCAGCCGGTGCTCAAGGAGATCGGCCTCGTGAAGTGA
- a CDS encoding amidohydrolase, producing the protein MAVDDDTVVWLGQDPVGRALHPDARVVDLGGAFVAPAFVDAHVHATSAGLLLTGLDLTGCRSLHDLLDAVRAAPGPLVWGHGWDETAWPERRPPTRAELDDAAAGKRVYLSRIDVHSALASTALLDLVPAARDADGFTPDGPLARAAHHHVRGAAKDAIPADRRRAAQRAFLRHAASRGIASVHECAGPDISSRDDLADLLATDLLDVVGYWGSTDGVDLPVRGLAGDLFVDGALGSRTAALCSPYADADTTGALYLDADAVAEHLVACTRAGVQGGFHVIGDAAVAAVVDGFAQAAAVVGTPALAARHHRLEHLEMVTAEQAAALASHGAVASVQPLFDHAWGGPDGMYAQRLGVERGTALNPFSRLAAAGMILALGSDAPVTPVDPWAAVKAAVHHRTEGHGISPRAAFNAHTRGGWRAAGVDDGVTGTLQPGAPATYAVWDAADLEVAAPDSRVQRWSTDPRSRVPALPALDGPAPACLRTVLRGRTIFEGDL; encoded by the coding sequence ATGGCCGTGGACGACGACACCGTGGTGTGGCTGGGCCAGGACCCCGTGGGACGCGCCCTGCACCCGGACGCCCGCGTCGTCGACCTGGGCGGCGCGTTCGTCGCGCCCGCCTTCGTCGACGCCCACGTGCACGCCACCTCGGCGGGCCTGCTGCTCACCGGCCTGGACCTGACCGGCTGCCGCTCGCTGCACGACCTGCTCGACGCCGTGCGCGCCGCCCCCGGCCCCCTCGTGTGGGGTCACGGCTGGGACGAGACCGCCTGGCCCGAGCGGCGGCCCCCGACCCGCGCGGAACTCGACGACGCCGCCGCCGGCAAGCGCGTCTACCTCTCGCGCATCGACGTGCACTCCGCCCTGGCCTCCACCGCCCTGCTCGACCTCGTCCCCGCCGCCCGCGACGCCGACGGCTTCACCCCCGACGGCCCCCTCGCCCGCGCCGCCCACCACCACGTGCGCGGCGCCGCCAAGGACGCCATCCCCGCCGACCGCCGCCGGGCCGCCCAGCGGGCGTTCCTGCGCCACGCCGCCTCACGCGGCATCGCCTCCGTCCACGAGTGCGCCGGCCCCGACATCTCCAGCCGCGACGACCTGGCCGACCTGCTGGCCACCGACCTGCTCGACGTCGTCGGCTACTGGGGCTCGACCGACGGCGTCGACCTGCCCGTGCGCGGCCTGGCGGGCGACCTGTTCGTCGACGGCGCGCTGGGTTCCCGCACCGCCGCCCTGTGCAGCCCCTACGCCGACGCCGACACCACCGGCGCCCTCTACCTCGACGCGGACGCCGTCGCCGAGCACCTGGTGGCCTGCACCCGCGCCGGCGTGCAGGGCGGGTTCCACGTCATTGGCGACGCCGCCGTGGCCGCCGTCGTGGACGGCTTCGCCCAGGCCGCGGCGGTCGTGGGCACCCCCGCCCTGGCCGCCCGCCACCACCGCCTCGAACACCTGGAGATGGTCACCGCCGAGCAGGCCGCGGCGCTGGCCTCCCACGGCGCGGTCGCGTCCGTGCAGCCCCTGTTCGACCACGCCTGGGGCGGCCCGGACGGCATGTACGCCCAGCGCCTGGGGGTCGAGCGGGGGACGGCGCTCAACCCGTTCTCCCGGCTGGCCGCCGCCGGGATGATCCTGGCCCTGGGCTCGGACGCGCCGGTGACCCCGGTGGACCCGTGGGCGGCGGTGAAGGCGGCGGTGCACCACCGCACCGAGGGGCACGGCATCTCCCCGCGCGCGGCGTTCAACGCCCACACCCGGGGCGGCTGGCGGGCCGCGGGCGTCGACGACGGCGTCACCGGCACCCTCCAGCCCGGCGCGCCCGCCACCTACGCCGTGTGGGACGCCGCCGACCTGGAGGTCGCCGCCCCCGACAGCCGCGTGCAGCGCTGGTCCACCGACCCGCGCTCCCGGGTCCCGGCCCTGCCCGCCCTCGACGGCCCCGCGCCGGCGTGCCTGCGCACCGTGCTGCGCGGGCGGACGATCTTCGAGGGGGACCTGTGA
- a CDS encoding L-erythro-3,5-diaminohexanoate dehydrogenase translates to MSSYGLHRVLHPAGVLPQQAWRLDADDTCGPDEVVLDVERLNLDAASYRQLREQHGVEGVRRAVLDIVAERGKVQNPVTGSGGMLLGTVRAVGPDSPLGLRVGDRVATLVSLTLTPLRVTDDLRRWDGASEQVPCTGTAVLFGRSIAAVLPDDLPDELALSVLDVCGAPALTDRVVRRRTAPSVLVLGGGGKSGSLSLAAARRAGAGRLTALVPTDAEADAVRAAGLADTVVVADARDPVAVADAVDRPADVTVVCVDVPGCEHGAILATADGGTIVFFSMATSFPTAALGAEGLAADVEMLIGNGYVPGHAAFALDLLRAEPAVRALFEHRQTQQA, encoded by the coding sequence ATGTCGTCGTACGGTCTGCACCGCGTCCTGCACCCCGCCGGCGTGCTGCCGCAGCAGGCGTGGCGCCTGGACGCCGACGACACCTGCGGCCCCGACGAGGTCGTCCTGGACGTCGAACGCCTCAACCTCGACGCCGCCTCCTACCGGCAGCTGCGCGAGCAGCACGGCGTCGAGGGCGTGCGTCGCGCCGTGCTCGACATCGTCGCCGAGCGCGGCAAGGTGCAGAACCCCGTCACCGGCTCGGGCGGCATGCTGCTGGGCACCGTGCGCGCCGTCGGCCCGGACTCCCCGCTGGGCCTGCGGGTGGGGGACCGCGTCGCCACCCTCGTCTCGCTCACCCTGACCCCGCTGCGGGTCACCGACGACCTGCGCCGCTGGGACGGCGCCTCCGAGCAGGTCCCCTGCACCGGCACCGCCGTGCTGTTCGGCCGCTCCATCGCCGCCGTGCTGCCCGACGACCTGCCCGACGAACTCGCGCTGTCCGTGCTCGACGTGTGCGGCGCGCCCGCCCTGACCGACCGCGTCGTGCGCCGCCGCACGGCGCCGTCCGTGCTGGTCCTGGGCGGTGGGGGCAAGTCCGGGTCGTTGTCGCTGGCCGCCGCCCGCCGCGCCGGCGCGGGCCGGCTCACCGCCCTGGTGCCCACCGACGCCGAGGCCGACGCGGTGCGCGCCGCCGGGCTGGCCGACACCGTCGTCGTCGCCGACGCCCGCGACCCGGTCGCCGTGGCCGACGCCGTGGACCGGCCCGCCGACGTGACGGTGGTGTGCGTCGACGTGCCCGGCTGCGAGCACGGCGCGATCCTCGCCACGGCGGACGGCGGCACGATCGTGTTCTTCTCCATGGCCACCTCCTTCCCGACCGCCGCGCTCGGCGCCGAGGGGCTGGCCGCCGACGTGGAGATGCTCATCGGCAACGGCTACGTTCCAGGTCACGCCGCGTTCGCCCTCGACCTGCTGCGCGCCGAACCTGCCGTGCGGGCGCTGTTCGAGCACAGGCAGACTCAGCAAGCGTGA
- a CDS encoding lysine 5,6-aminomutase subunit beta: MSETSRTTERHVRPYGDTTGDGMVQTSFTLPVPAGPRADGAAQQLANRMGIDPAMVVHSHPIGEDFTFFVVYGSVKHVVDLDEVRVVEREYPLLPPGEVNAALRGLLRRKLVVVGACIGTDAHTVGIDAILNVKGFAGEKGLEYYRELKVVNLGAQVPVPELVRRARAEKADAVLVSQVVTQRDAHLLNTQEMSAAFREAMGERRPLLIAGGPRFDPLMAGELGVDRVFGRGTTPGEVASYLVHAVKTKKETAA, translated from the coding sequence ATGAGCGAGACGAGCAGGACGACCGAGCGGCACGTGCGCCCCTACGGCGACACCACCGGCGACGGCATGGTGCAGACCTCGTTCACCCTGCCCGTCCCGGCCGGCCCGCGCGCCGACGGCGCCGCGCAGCAGCTGGCCAACCGGATGGGCATCGACCCCGCGATGGTGGTGCACTCCCACCCCATCGGGGAGGACTTCACCTTCTTCGTCGTCTACGGCTCGGTGAAGCACGTCGTGGACCTGGACGAGGTGCGCGTGGTGGAGCGCGAGTACCCGCTGCTCCCGCCCGGCGAGGTCAACGCCGCGCTCAGGGGGCTGCTGCGCCGCAAGCTCGTCGTCGTGGGCGCCTGCATCGGCACCGACGCCCACACCGTCGGCATCGACGCGATCCTCAACGTCAAGGGCTTCGCGGGGGAGAAGGGCCTGGAGTACTACCGCGAGCTCAAGGTGGTGAACCTGGGCGCGCAGGTCCCGGTGCCCGAGCTGGTCCGCCGCGCCCGCGCGGAGAAGGCCGACGCCGTGCTGGTCTCCCAGGTCGTCACCCAGCGCGACGCCCACCTGCTCAACACCCAGGAGATGTCGGCGGCGTTCCGCGAGGCGATGGGGGAGCGGCGCCCGCTGCTCATCGCCGGCGGCCCCCGCTTCGACCCGCTGATGGCCGGCGAGCTGGGCGTGGACCGGGTCTTCGGCCGCGGCACCACCCCCGGCGAGGTCGCCAGCTACCTCGTGCACGCCGTGAAGACGAAGAAGGAGACCGCAGCGTGA
- a CDS encoding tripartite tricarboxylate transporter TctB family protein: MTSPAAPSPASGPGTPPSGTATRSAKVEEYVFAALVVALGVFTLVDATTITARNQASGVGPRAFPYAVGALLVVTGVAAIVATARGRLGEAEDAEDVDDSVRTDWLTVGKLVVVLVAHLLLIDPVGWPVAAVVLFAGAAWTLGAVWWKALLVAVALALVVQVVFAAGLGLSLPAGVFEGVPLLDG; the protein is encoded by the coding sequence GTGACCTCGCCCGCCGCACCGTCCCCGGCCTCCGGGCCGGGGACACCCCCGTCGGGCACCGCGACCCGGTCGGCGAAGGTCGAGGAGTACGTCTTCGCGGCCCTGGTCGTCGCGCTCGGCGTGTTCACGCTCGTCGACGCCACGACCATCACCGCGCGCAACCAGGCGAGCGGCGTCGGGCCCCGCGCGTTCCCCTACGCGGTGGGCGCGCTGCTCGTCGTCACCGGCGTCGCCGCGATCGTGGCCACCGCCCGCGGCAGGCTCGGCGAGGCCGAGGACGCCGAGGACGTCGACGACTCGGTGCGCACCGACTGGCTCACCGTCGGCAAGCTCGTCGTCGTGCTGGTCGCGCACCTGCTGCTGATCGACCCGGTCGGCTGGCCGGTCGCCGCCGTCGTGCTGTTCGCGGGCGCGGCGTGGACGCTGGGCGCGGTCTGGTGGAAGGCCCTGCTCGTCGCCGTCGCGCTGGCGCTGGTCGTGCAGGTCGTGTTCGCCGCCGGGCTGGGCCTGTCGCTGCCCGCCGGCGTCTTCGAGGGGGTGCCACTCCTCGATGGGTGA
- a CDS encoding toll/interleukin-1 receptor domain-containing protein produces MKVFISWSGDAERQFARFLHAWLPLVIQTAKPWMSEVDIARGSHAMRGLGDQLDQVAFGIVVLSAANQHSPWINFEAGAVSKSVTEASLVPLLLNLPKTDVVGPLAQFQAVDAASKAEVLQLVEAINARLPEPLSALAHFVDREWSAFEAAVRTFRDARPEAGQRRTDRELLDEVLLAVRELGRDGAPGRHTTNQVVNIESGPVHVHLRDPGTTEINFPQPEHGQE; encoded by the coding sequence GTGAAGGTCTTCATCTCCTGGTCCGGGGACGCCGAACGGCAGTTCGCGCGGTTCCTGCACGCCTGGCTGCCGCTGGTGATCCAGACGGCCAAGCCGTGGATGTCCGAGGTCGACATCGCCAGGGGGAGCCACGCCATGCGTGGCCTGGGTGATCAACTCGACCAGGTCGCCTTCGGCATCGTCGTGCTCTCGGCGGCCAACCAGCACTCACCGTGGATCAACTTCGAGGCCGGCGCCGTGTCCAAGAGCGTGACCGAAGCGAGTCTGGTGCCCCTGCTGCTCAACCTGCCGAAGACCGACGTCGTCGGTCCCCTGGCACAGTTCCAGGCCGTCGACGCCGCGAGCAAGGCGGAAGTGCTGCAACTGGTCGAGGCGATCAACGCGCGCCTGCCCGAGCCGCTGTCCGCGCTCGCGCACTTCGTCGACCGCGAGTGGTCGGCGTTCGAAGCGGCCGTGCGGACCTTCCGCGACGCGCGACCGGAAGCGGGGCAGCGGCGCACGGACCGCGAACTCCTCGACGAGGTCCTCCTCGCAGTGCGCGAACTCGGCCGTGACGGCGCACCCGGCCGCCACACCACCAACCAGGTCGTCAACATCGAGTCGGGTCCGGTTCACGTGCACCTCCGCGACCCGGGCACCACAGAGATCAACTTCCCTCAGCCCGAGCACGGACAGGAGTGA
- a CDS encoding lysine 5,6-aminomutase subunit alpha, with protein MALLDLDPAVVAKARALAARAAEPVVGIAKAHTTVAVERATLRLAGITGADSTHRAGDVPWVNRVVDTVREHCGLEHGAALPVFHALREHDLTSLTELAEATAAGQVSYRVPGGRDRTRAEKAARAAVTRGIRTVDRNRATRDKLVAKLGDPARRPWIYLIVATGDIDEDVVQACNAARAGADVIAVIRSTGQSLLDYVPEGATHHGFAGTYATQENFRIMRAALDAVSKEVGRYVRLTNYASGLCMPEIAVLAGLQRLDMMLNDSMYGILFRDINPIRTFVDQRFSRQVHARAGIVINTGEDNYLTTADAVDAAHTVTVSQLLNEHFAHEAGLPDHLLGLGHAFEINPAVPESFRLELAHALLARELFPDAPLKWMPPTKHMTGDVFKGYLLDGFFNLAGVLTGQSILLVGMMTEAVVTPFLSDRDLALANVRYVLDAAGGLAEDFRPAPDGLIVKRAHQVLGEAVDLLERIVADGLLDAIADGTFGLMKRPADGGKGADGVVAKADDYLNPASELLEERP; from the coding sequence ATGGCGTTGCTCGACCTCGACCCGGCGGTGGTCGCCAAGGCACGCGCCCTGGCCGCACGGGCCGCCGAACCGGTCGTGGGCATCGCGAAGGCCCACACCACGGTGGCGGTCGAGCGCGCCACGCTGCGGCTGGCCGGCATCACCGGCGCGGACTCCACCCACCGCGCCGGTGACGTGCCGTGGGTCAACCGGGTCGTGGACACCGTGCGCGAGCACTGCGGCCTGGAGCACGGCGCCGCGCTGCCCGTCTTCCACGCCCTGCGCGAGCACGACCTCACGAGCCTGACCGAACTGGCCGAGGCCACCGCCGCCGGGCAGGTCTCCTACCGGGTGCCCGGGGGCCGCGACCGCACCCGCGCCGAGAAGGCCGCCCGCGCCGCCGTCACCCGCGGCATCCGCACGGTCGACCGCAACCGGGCCACCCGCGACAAGCTCGTCGCCAAGCTGGGCGACCCCGCGCGACGCCCCTGGATCTACCTCATCGTGGCCACCGGCGACATCGACGAGGACGTGGTGCAGGCGTGCAACGCCGCCCGCGCCGGGGCCGACGTCATCGCGGTCATCCGCTCCACCGGGCAGTCGCTGCTGGACTACGTGCCCGAGGGCGCCACCCACCACGGGTTCGCCGGCACCTACGCCACGCAGGAGAACTTCCGCATCATGCGCGCCGCCCTGGACGCGGTGTCCAAGGAGGTCGGCCGCTACGTGCGCCTGACCAACTACGCCTCCGGGCTGTGCATGCCCGAGATCGCCGTCCTGGCGGGCCTGCAACGCCTGGACATGATGCTCAACGATTCCATGTACGGCATCCTCTTCCGCGACATCAACCCGATCCGCACCTTCGTCGACCAGCGGTTCTCCCGCCAGGTCCACGCCCGCGCCGGGATCGTCATCAACACCGGCGAGGACAACTACCTCACCACCGCCGACGCCGTGGACGCCGCGCACACCGTCACGGTGTCCCAGCTGCTCAACGAGCACTTCGCGCACGAGGCCGGGCTGCCGGACCACCTGCTGGGCCTCGGGCACGCCTTCGAGATCAACCCGGCCGTGCCCGAGTCGTTCCGCCTGGAACTGGCCCACGCCCTGCTGGCCCGCGAGTTGTTCCCCGACGCGCCGCTGAAGTGGATGCCGCCCACCAAGCACATGACCGGCGACGTGTTCAAGGGCTACCTGCTCGACGGGTTCTTCAACCTCGCGGGCGTGCTCACCGGCCAGTCGATCCTGCTGGTCGGCATGATGACCGAGGCCGTCGTCACCCCGTTCCTGTCCGACCGCGACCTGGCCCTGGCCAACGTCCGCTACGTCCTCGACGCCGCCGGGGGCCTCGCCGAGGACTTCCGGCCCGCGCCGGACGGGCTGATCGTCAAGCGCGCCCACCAGGTGCTCGGTGAAGCCGTCGACCTGCTGGAGCGCATCGTCGCCGACGGCCTGCTCGACGCCATCGCCGACGGCACCTTCGGCCTGATGAAGCGCCCCGCCGACGGCGGCAAGGGCGCCGACGGCGTCGTCGCGAAGGCCGATGACTACCTCAACCCGGCCTCCGAGCTGCTGGAGGAGCGGCCATGA